One genomic region from Fictibacillus marinisediminis encodes:
- a CDS encoding NCS2 family permease produces MKNYFSFDEHGTTYRKEFIAGLTTFLSMAYILFVNPSILGQTGMDKGAVFTATALAAAYGTLFMGIVAKYPIALAPGMGLNAFFTFSVVLGMGIPWQTALSGVLLSGLIFIAITVFKIRETIINAIPVELKYATACGIGLFIAFIGLKSAGIVVSNQATFVGLGHLTKPDTLLAIFGFIVTILMVVRGVKGGIFYGMVITAIVGMIFGLIDAPHKVVGSVPSLAPTFGEAFSNFDKVFTPHLIVVVLTFFFVDFFDTAGTIMAVASQAGIMKDNKLPRAGRALLADSSAIVVGATLGTSSTTAYIESASGVAAGGRTGFTSVVTGLFLLLALFFSPLLVVVTPAVTAPALIVVGVLMVGVLGKIEWSKLEIAVPAFLTIIAMPLTYSIATGIALGFVMYPVTMLVKGRGKEIHPIMYVLFLIFICYFAFLVE; encoded by the coding sequence ATGAAGAACTACTTTAGCTTTGATGAACACGGTACAACCTACCGAAAAGAATTTATCGCAGGCTTGACGACTTTCCTGTCCATGGCTTACATCCTTTTCGTTAACCCTTCAATCCTTGGTCAGACGGGGATGGATAAAGGAGCCGTGTTTACGGCAACAGCGCTCGCTGCGGCTTACGGTACACTGTTTATGGGCATTGTAGCCAAATACCCGATCGCTCTTGCACCTGGGATGGGATTGAATGCGTTCTTTACGTTCTCGGTCGTGCTTGGCATGGGAATTCCTTGGCAGACGGCGCTTTCTGGTGTTTTATTATCTGGACTTATCTTTATTGCGATTACTGTTTTTAAAATTCGTGAAACCATCATTAACGCGATCCCGGTAGAACTGAAGTACGCAACAGCCTGCGGGATCGGTTTGTTTATTGCTTTTATTGGATTAAAAAGTGCAGGAATCGTGGTCTCCAATCAAGCGACTTTCGTAGGGCTGGGCCATTTAACGAAGCCTGATACATTGCTTGCCATCTTTGGATTTATCGTAACCATTCTTATGGTCGTGCGTGGAGTAAAAGGCGGAATCTTCTACGGAATGGTGATTACCGCGATTGTTGGAATGATCTTTGGTTTAATTGATGCACCTCATAAAGTAGTGGGTTCTGTGCCAAGCCTTGCGCCGACATTCGGCGAAGCGTTCAGCAACTTTGATAAAGTATTTACACCGCACTTGATTGTTGTCGTATTAACGTTCTTCTTCGTTGATTTCTTTGATACAGCCGGTACGATCATGGCTGTTGCGAGCCAGGCGGGGATCATGAAAGATAACAAGCTTCCTCGTGCAGGAAGAGCGTTATTGGCGGATTCTTCTGCGATTGTTGTTGGTGCGACTCTTGGTACATCTTCAACAACTGCATATATTGAATCAGCTTCCGGTGTTGCAGCCGGCGGACGTACAGGATTTACATCGGTTGTTACAGGTTTGTTCTTATTGCTGGCATTATTTTTCTCACCATTGTTGGTGGTTGTAACGCCTGCCGTAACTGCTCCGGCATTGATCGTTGTCGGTGTCCTCATGGTTGGGGTTCTTGGCAAGATTGAATGGAGCAAGCTTGAAATCGCGGTTCCAGCGTTCTTAACGATTATCGCGATGCCGCTTACGTACAGCATTGCCACAGGGATCGCGCTAGGATTCGTTATGTATCCTGTAACGATGCTTGTTAAAGGAAGAGGAAAAGAAATTCATCCGATCATGTATGTATTGTTCTTGATCTTTATCTGTTACTTTGCTTTCTTGGTGGAGTAG
- the essC gene encoding type VII secretion protein EssC, with amino-acid sequence MKKSPYFKRSPRLKLAMPSGRMVVHRPKGEPAEPKFSFESMIIPIFLTLATVGIMYYISKTMYNSASYAIFMMAMSIPMLGSYIATIILFFKKKKAYKLEVEQLHNEYYEQIKKHHGEIEDLKNRQSRFLREKDPNPQDCVRRIADRKSSLWERAYNSEDFMDLRLGLGSRPFKMEIEVPAQDGYDVNPLIAEAQKLQNEYRELQNVPVSIPLQEKRVVGLVGERADILEMARVLALQLVTHQSPEEVKLVSAYPESESEQWSWMKWLPHVWDEDRERRYVAEGKLMTQKLFERLYSSLNIRKLENDGKNNDVVHIPEYVFFLPSLSLLEDDSLLPLILKQGDSIGASAILLAPTKEALPMECELIVEVRDGVAQLYETFSNDQDEVVYFTGSEKIAIDHFTLTEAKTMSRMIAPLRVKQSSAGVIPKVLPFLDMYGVKKAEELDVVSKWSHNRYPTTLPVAIGVREGRKPVYLNIHDKIEKKGHGPHGLMAGTTGSGKSEVIQSMILSLAATYHPHDMAFMLIDYKGGGMSNTFQGLPHVVATITNLEDPNLINRAKISLRAELERRQKLFNRAGNIQHIDEYFRSEWKTKEPLPHLFIIIDEFAQLKKDQPEFMDELISIAAIGRTLGVHLLLATQKPAGVVDEKIWSNSRFRICLRVQDDNDSREMIKIPNAASINVPGRAYFQVGNNEVLEYFQSAWSGAGYHPENEEEANIATISEVKLDGTDEVQKRIKAEGKTSEKQIQVLIRHMKEEAEKNNVHPLPGPWLQPLPESLPISDLIETENWTSGAWESSEKWMEPTVGIIDDVGNQAQYPLELDLKEGHLMAFGMPGSGKTTFLQSTLLSLFYQHGPRDLHTYIVDFSRQLKDFARFPQVGGVVHEEDTEKMQRLFRYFLKELTKRKELFSNEGVSSLETYRSITKKSLPVLLLVIDGYHRFRSTFEFENEKLEMILREGATYGILTFATANQTNDMYERYRSNFASMVSFELADHTDYYYAVGRPNFAAANLPEGRGFVKGHNPPHIFQGMLPYNGGSELEKVSFIREISGKMADEAKGERAKPIQMLPREISLNQLLAEFPPADSKLLPYGIDVEDLDIQSLDLDDADHVFVTGRVESGKTSFLQTLALSLMYQNPADQLDLYLIEMEPQTKGIMSMAAFPHVKGYAADFMQAKELFSEISAKMEERKSDSLSFGWGNGQEENSYPPVVIMIDDSENFMQQMNMDFELKDQLEKLTREARQKNIHFMLAGSITSMNSYMHDGWFLNIKKKFAGFLLGSTLSNDLYFFNMRLPHTETDKELPAGDGFIIKGKYTKIKAALPFITLEERNEWETLVRKKNHVFEA; translated from the coding sequence ATGAAGAAGTCGCCGTATTTTAAACGATCTCCGCGGTTAAAGCTCGCGATGCCTTCAGGAAGGATGGTCGTTCACCGTCCAAAAGGGGAACCGGCAGAGCCGAAATTTTCATTCGAGTCCATGATCATTCCAATCTTTCTGACGCTCGCAACCGTAGGAATCATGTACTATATTTCAAAAACGATGTATAACAGTGCGAGCTATGCCATTTTTATGATGGCGATGAGTATTCCGATGCTCGGCTCCTATATTGCGACGATCATTCTTTTTTTCAAAAAGAAGAAAGCATACAAGCTTGAAGTGGAGCAGCTGCACAACGAGTATTACGAACAGATTAAGAAGCATCATGGAGAAATTGAAGACCTGAAGAACAGGCAGTCCCGTTTTCTTCGGGAAAAAGATCCGAATCCTCAGGACTGTGTACGCCGAATCGCAGACCGAAAGAGTTCGTTATGGGAGCGCGCCTATAATTCTGAAGACTTTATGGACTTGAGGCTCGGCCTCGGTTCACGTCCGTTTAAAATGGAGATTGAAGTGCCGGCACAGGATGGCTATGATGTGAATCCGCTCATTGCGGAAGCGCAAAAATTGCAGAACGAATACCGTGAGCTGCAGAATGTCCCGGTTTCGATCCCGCTTCAGGAAAAGCGCGTGGTCGGGCTGGTCGGGGAGCGTGCGGATATCCTGGAGATGGCCCGCGTACTGGCTCTTCAGCTTGTCACCCACCAATCTCCGGAAGAAGTGAAGCTTGTCAGTGCCTATCCTGAAAGCGAAAGCGAACAGTGGAGCTGGATGAAATGGCTGCCTCACGTTTGGGATGAGGACCGGGAAAGGCGGTATGTAGCTGAAGGGAAACTGATGACACAGAAGCTGTTTGAAAGGCTTTACAGCAGCCTCAACATCAGAAAGCTTGAAAATGATGGAAAAAATAATGACGTTGTTCATATTCCTGAATATGTCTTTTTCCTGCCAAGCCTTTCACTGCTGGAGGATGATTCCCTCTTGCCGCTCATTTTAAAACAGGGAGATTCGATCGGCGCGTCCGCCATTCTGCTTGCTCCGACGAAAGAAGCACTGCCGATGGAGTGCGAACTGATCGTTGAAGTGAGAGACGGTGTGGCTCAATTGTATGAAACGTTCTCCAATGACCAGGATGAGGTGGTTTACTTTACGGGCTCTGAAAAAATTGCGATCGACCACTTTACGCTGACCGAGGCAAAAACGATGTCGCGTATGATTGCACCGCTAAGGGTGAAGCAGTCCTCTGCAGGCGTAATCCCAAAAGTTCTGCCGTTTTTGGATATGTACGGCGTGAAAAAAGCAGAAGAACTGGATGTTGTGTCCAAGTGGAGCCACAACCGTTATCCGACTACGCTTCCTGTCGCGATTGGAGTCAGAGAAGGCCGCAAACCGGTCTATTTGAACATCCACGATAAGATTGAAAAGAAAGGCCATGGTCCGCATGGTCTGATGGCAGGCACGACCGGTTCAGGGAAAAGTGAAGTCATCCAGTCGATGATTCTTTCTCTTGCGGCCACTTACCACCCGCATGATATGGCGTTCATGCTCATCGATTATAAAGGCGGCGGAATGTCCAATACGTTCCAGGGACTGCCGCATGTCGTGGCAACCATTACAAACCTGGAGGACCCTAACCTGATCAACCGGGCGAAGATCTCGCTGCGAGCCGAGCTGGAGAGGCGTCAGAAGCTGTTTAACCGGGCGGGCAACATTCAGCATATTGATGAATACTTCCGATCCGAGTGGAAGACAAAAGAACCCCTGCCTCACTTGTTCATCATCATTGATGAGTTTGCCCAGCTGAAAAAAGATCAGCCAGAATTCATGGATGAGCTGATTTCGATCGCTGCGATTGGGCGTACGCTTGGTGTCCATCTTCTGCTCGCTACACAGAAACCAGCCGGAGTAGTGGATGAGAAGATCTGGAGTAACTCCCGTTTCCGCATCTGTCTGCGCGTTCAGGATGATAACGACAGCCGGGAAATGATCAAGATTCCAAATGCTGCGAGCATCAACGTTCCTGGAAGGGCCTATTTCCAGGTCGGCAACAACGAAGTACTGGAATACTTCCAATCCGCTTGGAGCGGGGCAGGGTATCATCCTGAGAATGAGGAAGAGGCCAATATTGCCACCATTTCCGAAGTGAAGCTCGATGGAACTGATGAAGTGCAAAAAAGAATCAAGGCAGAAGGCAAGACCTCAGAAAAGCAGATTCAAGTGCTCATCCGGCATATGAAGGAAGAGGCGGAGAAGAACAATGTTCATCCGCTGCCGGGTCCTTGGCTGCAGCCGCTGCCTGAAAGTCTTCCGATCTCCGATTTGATAGAAACCGAGAATTGGACTTCCGGTGCTTGGGAATCGAGCGAAAAATGGATGGAGCCGACAGTCGGCATCATTGATGATGTGGGGAATCAGGCTCAGTATCCATTGGAGCTGGATCTGAAGGAAGGCCACCTGATGGCATTCGGGATGCCTGGATCCGGGAAAACGACGTTCCTGCAGTCCACACTTCTTTCCCTGTTCTATCAGCATGGTCCGCGCGATCTGCATACGTATATCGTGGACTTTAGCCGGCAGTTGAAAGACTTTGCCCGTTTTCCGCAGGTTGGCGGAGTCGTGCATGAAGAAGATACGGAAAAAATGCAGCGGCTGTTCCGTTATTTCCTGAAAGAACTGACGAAGCGGAAAGAGCTTTTCTCCAATGAGGGGGTGAGTTCGCTTGAAACGTATCGCAGCATCACGAAAAAATCCCTGCCTGTCCTGCTGCTCGTGATTGACGGATATCACCGGTTCCGGTCAACTTTTGAATTTGAGAATGAGAAGCTGGAAATGATTCTTCGTGAGGGGGCGACATACGGAATCCTCACGTTCGCTACGGCAAACCAGACGAACGACATGTACGAGCGCTATAGAAGCAACTTCGCCTCCATGGTCTCTTTTGAACTGGCTGATCATACCGATTACTACTATGCTGTAGGACGGCCGAATTTTGCTGCAGCCAACTTGCCGGAAGGCCGCGGGTTTGTGAAGGGACACAATCCGCCCCATATCTTTCAGGGAATGCTTCCTTATAACGGAGGGAGTGAGCTTGAAAAAGTATCCTTTATCCGGGAGATTTCCGGAAAGATGGCGGACGAGGCGAAAGGAGAACGGGCAAAACCGATTCAGATGCTTCCTCGCGAAATTTCCTTGAACCAGCTGCTGGCCGAGTTTCCGCCGGCCGATTCGAAACTGCTGCCGTATGGTATTGATGTAGAGGACTTGGACATCCAGTCGCTCGATCTGGATGATGCAGACCATGTGTTTGTCACGGGCCGTGTGGAATCCGGGAAAACGTCGTTTCTCCAAACGCTGGCCTTATCGCTGATGTACCAAAACCCTGCCGATCAGCTTGATCTCTATTTAATTGAGATGGAGCCGCAGACGAAAGGCATCATGAGCATGGCCGCCTTTCCTCATGTGAAGGGCTATGCAGCAGATTTCATGCAGGCAAAAGAACTGTTCAGCGAGATTTCTGCCAAGATGGAGGAAAGAAAAAGCGACAGCCTCTCCTTCGGATGGGGGAACGGGCAAGAAGAAAATTCCTATCCTCCTGTTGTCATCATGATCGATGACTCGGAAAACTTCATGCAGCAGATGAATATGGATTTTGAGCTCAAAGACCAGCTTGAGAAGCTGACGAGGGAGGCACGCCAGAAGAACATCCACTTTATGCTGGCAGGTTCAATTACAAGCATGAACAGCTATATGCATGATGGCTGGTTCCTGAACATCAAGAAAAAGTTTGCCGGATTCCTCCTCGGTTCTACATTGAGCAATGATCTGTATTTCTTTAATATGCGCCTTCCTCATACAGAAACTGATAAAGAGCTTCCAGCAGGGGACGGCTTCATCATCAAAGGAAAATATACGAAGATTAAAGCCGCTCTTCCTTTTATTACGCTTGAAGAACGAAATGAATGGGAGACTTTAGTCCGTAAAAAGAACCATGTTTTTGAAGCGTAG
- a CDS encoding tetratricopeptide repeat protein: MSFQPEVGESIRLFKRRYTFPKHPAVQGIDIPYGQEGRQGTVYQIKEDNTRNKAALKVFRERFKNKNQVNLSEQLKNYSSIYGLSACLRSVIEEGEHARLIGQYDDLEYSLIMPWIDGPTWADILMEEQTLSKETCLRISCMLAFLLKELEEAGIAHCDLSSSNVILPFLQENARPIFADIELIDIEELYAPELSEPKALPGGSPGYAANYVKDGVWSKDADRFAGAVLLAEMASWHREEVRRLKADDFSYFDTDEMQKETERYKKLLGALQETLGEQAAQLFKKAWKSNSLEDCPTFSEWFELFPEHVRNFVISSHEKYMASKKPSVPLGAMSLDTMLQIAAAFEGLGNKRAAHSEYQFIMNQFPEQKAVVEELQMLLNEEEENGRPELIPAHYLEAAQHFEKLQDWNTALIFYTRCTQLPSVDFTTKEELSIIIEELQSQIRAEAEQQSTAEKLKQIAEEQEKATAAALAEPLEARKAERPKFNVQQFFFNNWKWMAGTVTAVCLGIALYYMYQASQEKKWHDYIQQGTEAFSQRRYSEAEQYIQKAIDKKPTEDLYTKMATIYISQGQNQQAIQYLGDLKLKKELSPRNTEANYLMGRAYFIETNYNEAIPYYEAAYKDKKNKYHQDAIRDLVISYASINQLKKANTLVEQLQGKDNKSKAFVAYLKGDLYKRQGKGTEAVDSFEKSVDLDPANKKYIKKLIEAYINNNKTNQTDESTKTKTYENAISLANSLLREDYTNIDYLNLTGQLYYEYGLFAEDKKQKAKSQNLYKEALNAYNQVTGLGIQERNTILNTGILYEKVGDKAKAEATYKKVIKQNPIYGHAYFVYGMFQIKEKNYKKALPLLKKVIQINEDPTDVNLAKERIKEMKVKKVLI; this comes from the coding sequence ATGAGTTTTCAGCCAGAAGTCGGAGAAAGCATACGCCTGTTTAAAAGGAGATATACGTTTCCTAAGCATCCTGCCGTACAGGGGATAGATATTCCTTACGGGCAGGAGGGACGGCAGGGGACTGTCTATCAGATTAAAGAGGACAACACGAGAAATAAAGCCGCACTGAAGGTATTCAGGGAAAGGTTCAAGAACAAAAATCAGGTTAATCTTTCCGAACAGTTGAAGAACTATTCTTCGATTTATGGGCTGTCTGCCTGTCTGCGCTCTGTCATTGAGGAAGGTGAGCATGCGAGACTCATAGGGCAGTATGATGATCTGGAGTATTCCCTGATCATGCCATGGATCGATGGTCCTACATGGGCGGACATCTTGATGGAAGAGCAGACACTTTCAAAAGAAACCTGTCTCCGCATCTCCTGTATGCTGGCCTTCCTTCTGAAAGAGCTGGAAGAAGCGGGCATCGCCCACTGTGATCTATCTTCAAGCAATGTCATCCTTCCATTTCTGCAAGAGAATGCAAGGCCTATCTTTGCCGACATTGAACTGATCGATATTGAAGAGCTTTACGCACCGGAACTGAGCGAACCGAAAGCGCTGCCGGGCGGGTCACCAGGCTATGCAGCAAACTATGTAAAAGACGGGGTCTGGTCAAAGGATGCGGACCGTTTTGCAGGAGCTGTGCTCCTGGCAGAAATGGCGTCCTGGCATCGGGAGGAAGTCCGCAGACTTAAGGCGGATGACTTCAGTTATTTTGATACCGATGAGATGCAGAAGGAAACGGAACGGTACAAAAAATTGCTCGGTGCTCTTCAGGAAACTCTTGGTGAACAAGCGGCACAGCTGTTTAAAAAAGCATGGAAAAGCAACAGCCTTGAAGACTGCCCGACGTTCTCTGAGTGGTTTGAACTTTTCCCTGAGCATGTCAGGAACTTTGTCATCAGCAGCCATGAGAAGTATATGGCCTCAAAGAAACCGTCAGTTCCCCTTGGGGCGATGAGTCTTGATACAATGCTTCAGATCGCGGCCGCATTCGAGGGGCTTGGCAACAAAAGAGCCGCACATAGTGAGTATCAATTCATCATGAATCAGTTTCCGGAACAGAAGGCTGTTGTGGAAGAGCTGCAGATGCTGCTGAATGAGGAAGAAGAAAACGGCCGTCCCGAGCTGATTCCCGCGCATTATCTCGAAGCTGCCCAGCATTTTGAGAAGCTCCAGGATTGGAATACCGCACTTATCTTTTATACCCGATGTACCCAGCTTCCTTCGGTGGATTTTACAACCAAAGAAGAGCTGTCCATCATAATCGAGGAGCTTCAAAGTCAGATCAGGGCGGAAGCGGAACAGCAATCAACAGCAGAAAAGCTGAAGCAGATTGCGGAAGAACAAGAAAAGGCGACAGCCGCAGCCCTTGCCGAGCCGCTTGAGGCGCGAAAGGCGGAGCGCCCGAAATTCAATGTTCAGCAGTTCTTTTTCAATAATTGGAAGTGGATGGCGGGTACGGTAACCGCTGTTTGCCTCGGAATCGCTCTTTATTATATGTACCAGGCTTCCCAGGAGAAAAAGTGGCACGATTACATACAGCAAGGCACTGAAGCTTTTTCACAGAGAAGGTACAGCGAGGCCGAGCAGTACATCCAAAAAGCGATCGATAAGAAACCAACCGAGGATCTTTATACGAAGATGGCGACGATTTATATCAGCCAGGGACAAAATCAGCAGGCCATTCAGTACCTCGGTGATTTGAAATTGAAAAAAGAGCTTTCACCCAGAAATACAGAAGCCAATTATCTTATGGGCCGGGCCTATTTTATAGAGACGAATTACAATGAGGCTATTCCTTATTATGAAGCGGCCTACAAAGACAAAAAGAATAAGTATCATCAGGATGCAATCAGGGATCTTGTCATCAGCTATGCTTCCATCAACCAGTTAAAAAAGGCCAATACACTGGTAGAGCAGCTGCAAGGCAAGGATAACAAATCGAAAGCCTTTGTCGCCTACTTAAAAGGCGACCTTTACAAGAGGCAAGGTAAGGGTACGGAAGCTGTTGATTCGTTTGAGAAGTCGGTTGATCTTGATCCAGCCAATAAAAAATATATAAAGAAACTGATTGAGGCGTATATCAACAACAATAAAACCAATCAAACCGACGAGTCAACAAAGACCAAAACTTACGAGAACGCCATATCGTTAGCGAACAGTCTGCTGCGTGAAGATTACACGAATATCGACTATTTAAATCTTACCGGCCAGCTTTACTATGAATATGGATTGTTTGCTGAAGATAAAAAGCAAAAGGCGAAAAGCCAAAATTTATATAAAGAAGCATTAAATGCTTACAATCAAGTAACTGGTTTAGGAATTCAAGAGAGAAACACGATACTGAATACAGGGATTTTATATGAAAAAGTTGGAGATAAGGCAAAAGCTGAAGCGACATATAAAAAAGTGATTAAGCAGAACCCGATCTACGGACATGCCTACTTCGTTTATGGAATGTTCCAGATTAAAGAAAAAAATTACAAGAAGGCTTTGCCGCTGCTTAAAAAGGTCATCCAGATCAATGAAGACCCCACTGATGTGAATCTTGCAAAAGAACGTATTAAAGAAATGAAAGTGAAAAAGGTTTTGATTTAG
- a CDS encoding WXG100 family type VII secretion target, whose protein sequence is MDSGKIRAMAQAYSQAAGLVRECESRLRGTLEFNGGTWTGNRKEKFNSKYQDATKAFNSVVTEFMETSSELNKAALRCEQILHDLLEKERLQQLKLLELQKGGPR, encoded by the coding sequence ATGGATTCTGGAAAAATTCGTGCGATGGCTCAAGCCTATAGCCAGGCAGCAGGATTAGTAAGAGAATGTGAATCCAGATTGAGAGGAACCCTGGAATTCAATGGGGGAACGTGGACGGGAAACCGAAAAGAAAAATTTAACAGCAAGTATCAGGATGCAACCAAGGCTTTTAATTCAGTGGTCACAGAATTTATGGAAACCAGCAGCGAGTTGAACAAAGCGGCTCTGCGCTGTGAACAGATTCTGCATGATCTATTGGAAAAGGAACGCTTACAGCAGCTTAAACTGCTGGAACTTCAGAAAGGGGGCCCAAGATGA
- a CDS encoding WXG100 family type VII secretion target: MSVRILVTPEELEGIASKFRTGSENSRTQTQQLYQALQSLEGKWDGATKKRFFDQFEQSRRHMEAYVQLLDNIDQELRQIATRFRTVDAQ, translated from the coding sequence ATGTCAGTAAGAATTCTCGTAACACCAGAAGAACTAGAAGGAATTGCATCGAAATTTAGAACTGGATCTGAAAACAGCCGCACTCAAACACAACAGCTTTACCAAGCACTTCAATCACTTGAAGGTAAATGGGATGGAGCAACGAAAAAACGCTTCTTCGACCAATTCGAACAATCCCGCCGCCACATGGAGGCTTATGTGCAGTTACTTGACAACATCGACCAAGAGCTTCGCCAAATCGCAACTCGTTTCCGCACAGTCGACGCACAATAA
- a CDS encoding EsaB/YukD family protein, translated as MEEIIVSFIHNDSEKDLRLPNHLESKKIAEALHEWAGHAMGWGEEPYDLEYSFNQKNWFRMEKKKSLADAGVWDGSFLRFSKEPQSSLPKEDDYMASDDYTEDDQPEEQTGMDYAWKIID; from the coding sequence ATGGAAGAGATTATTGTTTCCTTTATACATAATGACAGTGAAAAAGATTTGCGCTTGCCCAACCATCTCGAAAGCAAAAAGATTGCCGAAGCGCTTCACGAATGGGCAGGGCATGCGATGGGGTGGGGAGAAGAGCCCTATGATCTTGAATATTCGTTCAATCAAAAAAACTGGTTCCGTATGGAGAAAAAGAAATCGCTGGCGGATGCCGGGGTTTGGGACGGTTCCTTTTTGCGGTTCAGCAAAGAGCCGCAGTCATCACTCCCAAAAGAAGATGACTATATGGCCAGTGATGATTACACGGAAGACGATCAGCCCGAGGAACAGACCGGTATGGATTATGCATGGAAAATTATCGACTAA
- a CDS encoding vWA domain-containing protein yields the protein MDYRLQATQQTPAYIMYLLDISASMNQMMDAGNGQEKRRIDVVTSALNSAIRQMVFRSTKGSRLSPRYKVSILAYSDNVFDVLGGIKGIDELARMKPLDNVQTQRLTNTAKAFAAAEKILLQELEKMQDCPAPLICHMTDGAYTGEDPEPIVQRIMNLSVPDGKVLVENIFISDEILSKPIENSKKWPGIMYETVLDEDYGNKLKRLSSPLPESYREMMIETGYKIEPGALMMLPGTNADLVSLGFQMSAATPVR from the coding sequence ATGGATTATCGTCTTCAAGCAACACAGCAAACACCAGCGTACATCATGTACCTGCTCGATATCAGCGCGTCCATGAACCAGATGATGGACGCCGGGAACGGACAGGAAAAAAGAAGGATCGATGTGGTAACGAGCGCACTGAACTCCGCGATCCGGCAGATGGTGTTCCGTTCAACAAAAGGAAGCAGGCTTAGCCCTCGCTATAAAGTTTCCATTTTAGCCTACAGTGACAATGTCTTTGATGTATTGGGCGGAATAAAAGGCATTGATGAGCTTGCCAGAATGAAGCCGCTTGATAATGTACAAACCCAGCGGCTGACCAACACAGCCAAGGCTTTTGCTGCTGCAGAAAAAATTCTCCTGCAGGAATTGGAAAAGATGCAGGACTGTCCTGCTCCATTAATATGCCACATGACTGACGGAGCTTATACGGGGGAAGATCCTGAGCCAATCGTGCAAAGAATCATGAACCTATCCGTGCCCGACGGAAAAGTGCTCGTCGAGAATATTTTTATCTCCGACGAAATTTTATCCAAGCCCATTGAGAACTCCAAAAAGTGGCCGGGTATCATGTATGAAACGGTGCTCGATGAAGACTATGGCAACAAGCTGAAGCGCCTTTCCAGTCCTTTGCCGGAGAGCTATCGGGAAATGATGATTGAAACTGGCTATAAAATTGAACCGGGAGCGCTGATGATGCTGCCGGGCACGAATGCTGACCTCGTTTCTCTCGGATTTCAGATGTCTGCCGCCACACCGGTCCGATAA
- a CDS encoding PP2C family serine/threonine-protein phosphatase — MYTYYSDQKKETPVSSVYRDPFSIRYGYARSSETQEADDSGQDFLAFEVKDRSLVFAVCDGVSLSFCGDLAARFISEKLIQWLGELPADEYRDEAGVKEKLASFLTELTVEGTETIRKHRLPNSMPPILREVLEEKRTKGSETMFICGRIDMADEMTSQASMFLASSGDIRLRVWNSSGEVTSDGKMQPETKKRWSTKDGLIGGDIHTVTGQSFGEVRRIAVYSDGFSAIDGLKQLPSTDQLQILVKKSLQSPLSDDLSFLDIAW; from the coding sequence ATGTATACGTATTATAGTGATCAAAAGAAAGAAACTCCGGTATCGTCTGTTTACCGGGACCCTTTTTCTATCCGTTACGGGTATGCAAGGTCCAGTGAGACACAGGAAGCTGATGATTCAGGACAGGATTTTTTAGCGTTTGAAGTGAAAGATCGAAGCCTCGTTTTTGCAGTCTGCGATGGGGTTAGCCTGTCCTTTTGCGGGGATCTTGCCGCTCGCTTTATATCTGAAAAGCTTATTCAGTGGCTGGGGGAGCTTCCAGCTGATGAGTATAGGGATGAAGCCGGCGTTAAAGAGAAACTCGCCTCTTTTCTGACAGAGCTGACAGTGGAAGGGACAGAGACGATCAGAAAACATCGCCTGCCGAATTCCATGCCGCCTATTTTAAGAGAAGTGCTCGAGGAAAAACGGACAAAAGGCAGTGAAACGATGTTCATCTGCGGCCGCATCGACATGGCAGATGAGATGACCAGCCAAGCCAGCATGTTTCTTGCGTCTTCAGGAGATATACGATTAAGAGTCTGGAATTCCTCAGGGGAAGTAACGTCTGATGGTAAAATGCAACCCGAAACAAAAAAACGATGGTCCACAAAGGACGGGCTTATCGGCGGGGACATTCATACCGTAACGGGGCAATCATTCGGCGAAGTACGCCGGATCGCGGTTTATTCTGATGGGTTTTCAGCGATTGACGGCTTGAAGCAGCTGCCATCGACGGATCAGCTGCAGATCCTAGTGAAAAAATCGCTCCAATCTCCGCTAAGCGATGACTTGTCTTTTTTAGACATCGCCTGGTAG